GAATGAAGCTCAAAAGAGTCTAGATGGTACCCAGGCTAGCTTTATTGGAATTAAGTATgtattataaatatttgaaatatctATAGATGTTTATGACTAAAGACATTTCCGTCTATGAGATGTTGAGAAATGGAACTAAATGATCCCAGTCTGCTCCTCTTATTGGCTAGAACTTTCAATAGTTCATGTAAAGATAAATCTTGCAATGTTAAGGGCGATTGATAAACACAGTCTACGGGTTACATTCTAGTTCCTTTATTCTGtaattaactaataaatttaGTTTCTCTTCTATGCTTTTAAAATGAACTCTGCATGATATTAGAACTTTGTTTTCATATATCTTGCCCTCAGGAATTGGCTATTAAAAAGAGACTATAGTCAGCGTAAATGTTCTCCAATATATAGTCAGCATAAGTATTCTTCAATGGTATAATAAAGCTTTAGTTTAAGGGTGGACAGTGGATAAGTGAGCCCAAAAAATTATTAacatcataaatatttataGGTGACTTTGGGACAGGAAAGGAGAAGAAGGGGGATTGTCCATTCTGCATATTAGAGAAACGAATTGCTCGCTCTTTGAGTAGTGAAGCAGTTTCAGATGCGCCTGTAAAGATAAATAGCTGTTTGCGGATTTATGCTGAGCATTTTCGCACTGGGAGACAAGAAGATGCACATGAATTTTTGCGTTATGTGATTGATGCATGCCATAATACATGCTTAAGAATAAAGAAGTTGCAGCATCAACAACGGGGGAGGAATGGGACTGCCAATGGTGGTGATTTTGCTGGGGCTGGAGAAACGGTGGTCAAGGAGATCTTTGGAGGGGCGTTGCAGAGTCAAGTAAAATGTTTGTCATGTGGGGCTGAGTCAAATAAGGTTGATGAGATAATGGATATAAGTCTGGATATTTTGCATAGTGGATCACTCCGAGAAGCTTTGCAGAAGTTTTTTCAGCCTGAGGTCTTGGATGGAAATAATAAGTATAAGTGTGATAAGTAAGTATTTTAACTTCTCTAATTTTATGACCATGGATTAGTTTGCTTGTCCATATTCTTTATTCATACAAGGTGTGTGCAAATAAGCTTTACCAACATATTTTGCTTTTATTACTTCTGGTTTAAGTTCTGACTTTGTGTCATGGAAACTTGTTCCTGTTTAGCTGTAAGAAATTGGTGGCAGCAAGGAAGCAAATGTCGATTCTCGAGGCTCCAAATGTTCTTGTAATTCAATTAAAGGTGTGGTAGTTACTGgaacatattttatttgtttactttggCTTACTGAGTTAGAATATTTGAATAATATCTGTTTccttatcttcttcttctttttgtttttggGTAGAGGTTTGAAGGTATATTTGGTTCAAAGATTGATAAGCCCATTGCATTTGACGAGATATTGGTGCTGTCAAGTCACATGTGCAAAGGAAGCAAGGTACATTACTGCAAACAGTTTATGtgcttttcttcttcctccaaGCACGAAAAGTTACTGAGACAAACTTGTAAATATGCTTACAACCTTCTTTATGTTCCTCTTTCATAAATTACTATTTCATGTTGCTAATCCTATTGACTTTTCTTGCACCTGTTGATAATCAAAAGCCTATGCTGTACTTCAATCATATCAATCTCATACACCTATCGGCCGGCGTCCCCTCAAACCTGATAGTTTTCAATAATCTTTTGAGCCACTGCCTTGCACTTAGGTTTCGTAATAGGTTTTGCTTGCTTTTGCATCTCATGATTGATTGGTTCATTACTGCTCAACTTTATACTTCAAAGATTTGAACATCTATGGAGGTTCTTCTGTGATTCACTTTATGATCCTGGTTGTTTAAGTTGCACTTAAATGACTAACCTTTCTTGCACCTTTATAGCTCCTCTATCTCCACCACTTTTCCATTATGTGCACCTTTGCGCCAACCAGTTCGAGTTTTTCAGTTGCTGTTCTGCCGCCTTCATATGATATCACTATTGATCTTTTTGATTCTGAATATCTCTCTCTTGGGTAACTTGTTTTGACGATTTCATCTTCCCTATATCAATTGCTTATGGTGTTAGGTATACTTTTGTTTTGCCTAAGCGGCTCTAGGCTGCCTCAGGagttactctctccgtccacaaattGCATCCCTGTTTAAGAATggacgggttttaagaaattggttgagtgtgttgtgagtggaataagtaTCCAACTTTTGTTGTGAGTGGGTGGTATGGGGTATACTTACTAAATATAGAAGTAAGGGTGCATTTTGTGGACTCACCAAAAGGAAATATGGGGATGCaattcgtggacagagggagtagaaAGGAATCTCCCTTGATCATATAATCTGAACATTATAATTGTCATCCTTGAGTTTTCTGTGTGAACTGAGTTCAGTCTTTATCATTTACCAGCCAGGTTTTCTGCTTACAGCCGTATCATTACATTTAATTCCAGATATCCTTTTATTGTTTGATAAACATCGATTAATTTGTTATGCACGGATGAAATGTGGCTCTTTTGGACTGAAGCTGTTCTATCTGGAAACCATATTATTTGCCTTTTCATCCATAATTGCAAAAACCTATGGTAACTTTCCCTTCTGTGCTTGCAAATGCTATTTTAAGTTCTTTTCTTAGTTCTCAAGATTCATGTgatgctaattttttttttaaaaaaaagattcaTGTGAAGCTTCTTTGACCAGCTATGATTTTCTTTAGATAGGTGTAGAGAGAATTGCCATAACATTTTTCTGTATTGTGACATTTATGCTGATGTCTTCTTTGTGCAGGATCAACAACCTGAATACAATCTTTTTGGTACTATTGTACATTCAGGTTTCTCTCCTGATTCTGGGCACTACTATGCATATATCAAGGTCTTTTTTAGGGTTGATGCATTTCTTCAGATTGATGTCTCTTGATTTTAGTTTGTAACCAGTAGTATCTGTCTGACTTGGTTTGTATGCTCAGGATGCGATTGGCCGCTGGTACTGCTGCAATGATTCTTATGTTTCAGTCTCAACCCTGCAAGAGGTTTTATCAGAAAAAGTGTATATACTTTTCTTCTCCCGTGCAAAACAGAGGCCCCGGACTCGGGTTGATGCAGTGGTTAATGGATCTAAGACTCATGAGTCAAATGGCAATAAGATATCAACAATGCCAAAGTCTGGTTCTGCAGATAAATCTGTTTGTAACAAACAAATTTCCAATCATCTGCAAGAGACCAACAAGTCAACTAATGGCAGTAGATCCTTTATCCAGAAGTCAGGTTGCGTAGAAAAGCCATTTAGCATGAAGATTTCTGCCAATCATTCTGAGACTAACCGGTCAAATAATTTCCTTGCAACCAATGGCACTAAAACACTTACATGCCAAAGGTCCGATTGTGTGGAGACCCCTGCTAATATGGGAGATTTTTCTGATAACCAACCGGAGACATGTAATATCACTTTACTTGAGTTAAATTCTTGCAACTCAACTGATGGACAAATAGTCGGTCGTTGTGTTAAACAAGTAGATGTTCAAGAGTCTTCAAACCACCACAGTCAGACAAGTGAATCAGGTAAATCTAAGATTGATCATGAGCGCCCTAGTCAGCAGAGAACATTTAGTGACTCTGGGAGTACCAGCAAGGTTCTTGCCCCTGGGAATATGAGGATCGTCGTTCATAAGAAAGAGCCTGGGGAGGAAAATGGACATATAGCAGCTTCACCTACTTCATTCAAAAAGGAGAGAACTGGGCTGATGAGTGACAGGAATTGTATGGGCAAAACTTCAGCAGATATTCAGAGTACAGGGAAAGGGCTATCTTGTTTGCCCCTCCATAATGGCAACGGGCCTATGGTGGTGGACTCCTTAGAGAGATGTTTGCCTGAAGTAAATGGATCTGCTCACATGACTGACTCACAAAAGAGTCTTAATTGCCAAGACTTACCCAATGGAAATATTGGGGCCTCTAACAACTCATGTGTAAAGAGGAAGACAGAAGATGATTATTCGTGCATCTTTTTTGCCAAAGATGATCAATCTCGTGCAAGAGTGGAAGCATTCAAGGAATCGTATGTCACTTTGCTTGGATAATTAAGTAGAGAATTGCCTTTCTTTTGCTAATTACCTGATGGTTCTACTTTGAAATTGCATCATAGCTTCCCCAGGACTAAGAATATATTATCTTTTGTCGATTTATATTGGTTGTGTTGATTTATTTGAAGAAATAATCTGTGGTTAGTTAGGGAAAAGATCTAGGTGACGGTTTAATTAAGTTCAGTTATCCTTCTTTGATGTGCATGGCTGGATTTGTTCCTTGATTGATTCCATTTCTGTCAGACACAAACAAGGGTCGCGAATTAAGTAATCTACTTATTGTCTATATCTAACAGAATTATTTTTACTTGTTGACTCTGTTTACCAGATATTTTTCCGGTTTAGGTTACTGTTGAAATTTCGCTGATTGAATCTACCGAAGTATGTGTGTATGGAAGATACTCAATAATGTTTTCACATTTCTCAGGATTGGAAAAGAAGCTTCCATGATTCTGCGTTCATGTGGATGGTCCGAGGAAGTGCGTAGTTTCATGCATACAACAAAAAAGTTGTGTCAAGAAACTGGGAATTCTGCACTGAATGACCATGAGAGGAAGTGAGTTCTCCTGTATTTATTATTCAGGATTAACCACTAGTTTTGCTCTGGAATATATACTGTGCAATTCTGCATCATGTGTGTTTGGCATATGCATTTTGAGTGTTGTTGCCTTGAAGAAACTTTACCTGGTTTATGCTTATCTGAGGACTCTTTCTGTGTGCTTTGAGAATAAATTTTTGTATTAAGATTCTCTGTGTTTAAATTTCATCCTGGTGAAGGCCTTAATGGAATTTTGGTCATTTAATCATTGTGTAGCTTTATGTTATATTGTTAAATTACATCTACTTCTCTGTCATGCAAAATAGAAACACACTGAGATGCAAGTTATAAGTTGCTGTGTACTTGACTCATATAGATAGTAGATTTAACTCtttatatattgatttaatATTTGAATTGCTAGTTGTAGTACATTTATACCTCTAGTATATCTGTTTAAATGTAATCTGCCTAAGGATTAATTAGAGAGCAAACAGTATGAATTGAATTCTCTATGAAATTATATTTGTGTGAGGAGAAAGTCAAATGGTCTTGGTTTGTTAattgtgttttaatatgttaacATAATTTTCTTATAATCCAGTCATAATTGTTGGCTTTGGTCAATATTTTTGGCTTCAATCTATTGGTTTTCATACTTGATGCAAGTTAGGTTAAAACTTAAAAGTTGACTTTGTTTGCTTTATGCAGTAGAGTTCAGGATGCCTATTCTTGCTTGGTTGCTTGACCTTTGTTTATGGCTCCAAATTTACAAAATCAAGGATTTACTTTATTGTCGTGTGGTTGCTGTCTTGCCTTCCATAAGAATATTGCTTTTATCCAATGTTTATTGATGCATTTAGTTTAGATAGTTTTGGTATGGATGCTTGTCTTGTCTTCTTCATTCTTGGTTTTGAGATATTCCAGAAAACGCCTCTTAATATGTGTATATGTGGTCGTTGAGCAGGTGCTTACTCGTTTCACAAGCGAAGAGAACTTTTCTTTCTAAGGTTCCGGAATCACTGA
The genomic region above belongs to Salvia miltiorrhiza cultivar Shanhuang (shh) chromosome 5, IMPLAD_Smil_shh, whole genome shotgun sequence and contains:
- the LOC131026451 gene encoding ubiquitin carboxyl-terminal hydrolase 25-like; its protein translation is MGMLQMTWQSSLLKSLKRKHGSPPLGLRNLGNTCYLNSVLQCLTYTPPLANFCLRYLHSSVCDFGTGKEKKGDCPFCILEKRIARSLSSEAVSDAPVKINSCLRIYAEHFRTGRQEDAHEFLRYVIDACHNTCLRIKKLQHQQRGRNGTANGGDFAGAGETVVKEIFGGALQSQVKCLSCGAESNKVDEIMDISLDILHSGSLREALQKFFQPEVLDGNNKYKCDNCKKLVAARKQMSILEAPNVLVIQLKRFEGIFGSKIDKPIAFDEILVLSSHMCKGSKDQQPEYNLFGTIVHSGFSPDSGHYYAYIKDAIGRWYCCNDSYVSVSTLQEVLSEKVYILFFSRAKQRPRTRVDAVVNGSKTHESNGNKISTMPKSGSADKSVCNKQISNHLQETNKSTNGSRSFIQKSGCVEKPFSMKISANHSETNRSNNFLATNGTKTLTCQRSDCVETPANMGDFSDNQPETCNITLLELNSCNSTDGQIVGRCVKQVDVQESSNHHSQTSESGKSKIDHERPSQQRTFSDSGSTSKVLAPGNMRIVVHKKEPGEENGHIAASPTSFKKERTGLMSDRNCMGKTSADIQSTGKGLSCLPLHNGNGPMVVDSLERCLPEVNGSAHMTDSQKSLNCQDLPNGNIGASNNSCVKRKTEDDYSCIFFAKDDQSRARVEAFKESIGKEASMILRSCGWSEEVRSFMHTTKKLCQETGNSALNDHERKCLLVSQAKRTFLSKVPESLKAKLVERLKLFSQEKQLSGI